Proteins encoded together in one Nitrospiraceae bacterium window:
- a CDS encoding tetratricopeptide repeat protein: MKKYLYLYASVLLLALCNPVISFSKDVYETRLNEGLKNTEPYSYILIKNAEDNPAKAELLLKEAIQYSPNLPISYFNMAWHKLTEDKAVFESLDYALRGFEEYSNNFWWLRSLTGLIIASVVLSFALMLLGLVFLKSFKDIRLLSHDIKEDKKKILMVLSLIIFSIFGPLFFITALLAFFGIYFEKKDKIIVYAALLFLLASPFFLKITNSFISANSPDLRAVVSINESRESKYALLLLKDKNAYVPQFLYGLALKKEGRYEEAIAVYKNLLSTNSEPKAYVNLGNIYFSMNDINNASEAYKKAIEIKPLASAYYNLSLVSREKLDFQKGGEYFLEATKLDSRKITQFSETAEKTGKNPNRVLIDETLSMSEIWNYANTGANNTMNINISTIGSGLTFIIALILIVLFYYLNSSKNKSYICSRCGTVICGKCTRGKHWGQMCSVCYSSVVKPEGLDARERIAKLLDIQSIQARKYSIVRLISYAPPGFAHIFAGRILEGCIYLWIFFFFLAMLILNPFISIGLSTFTHTWINIPSLTIMAIIYMATFIGIRRRLNRGWL; encoded by the coding sequence TTGAAGAAATATTTATATTTATATGCATCAGTTCTTCTCCTGGCTTTATGCAACCCTGTAATATCCTTTTCTAAAGATGTCTATGAAACCCGTCTTAATGAAGGTTTAAAAAATACCGAACCTTATTCATACATTCTGATAAAAAATGCAGAAGACAATCCTGCAAAAGCAGAATTATTGCTTAAAGAAGCCATACAATATTCTCCCAATCTTCCTATTTCTTATTTTAATATGGCATGGCATAAACTGACTGAAGACAAGGCAGTGTTCGAAAGTCTTGATTATGCATTAAGGGGTTTTGAAGAATACAGCAATAACTTCTGGTGGCTTAGAAGCCTCACTGGACTTATAATTGCCAGTGTTGTTCTTTCTTTTGCTTTAATGCTTTTAGGCCTGGTTTTTTTAAAATCCTTTAAAGATATCAGATTATTATCTCATGATATTAAAGAAGATAAAAAGAAAATCCTCATGGTTCTTTCCTTAATTATATTTTCCATCTTTGGGCCTTTATTTTTTATAACGGCACTACTTGCATTCTTTGGAATTTATTTTGAAAAAAAAGACAAAATTATCGTCTATGCTGCTTTGCTTTTTCTGCTTGCTTCGCCATTTTTTTTAAAAATAACCAATAGCTTTATCTCGGCAAATTCCCCAGATCTCAGAGCAGTTGTCTCAATTAATGAGAGCCGTGAAAGCAAATATGCGCTTCTCTTGCTAAAAGATAAAAATGCTTATGTTCCACAATTTTTATACGGTTTAGCTCTAAAAAAAGAAGGCCGCTATGAAGAAGCAATCGCCGTGTACAAAAATTTGCTTTCAACCAACTCGGAACCAAAGGCATATGTAAATTTAGGCAATATATACTTCAGCATGAATGATATTAACAATGCATCCGAGGCCTATAAAAAAGCTATTGAGATAAAACCTCTTGCATCAGCATATTATAATCTGAGTCTGGTCTCTCGTGAAAAATTGGATTTCCAGAAAGGCGGAGAATATTTTCTTGAAGCAACAAAACTAGACAGCAGAAAAATTACACAATTCTCAGAAACAGCAGAAAAAACCGGCAAGAATCCTAATCGAGTTCTGATTGACGAAACCCTCTCTATGTCTGAGATATGGAACTATGCAAATACCGGCGCCAATAATACAATGAATATAAATATTTCCACCATAGGTTCTGGATTAACATTTATAATCGCACTAATACTCATAGTTCTTTTTTATTATCTAAATTCTTCAAAAAACAAATCATATATCTGCTCAAGATGCGGAACAGTCATATGCGGAAAATGCACAAGAGGAAAGCACTGGGGACAGATGTGTTCTGTATGTTATAGTTCTGTTGTAAAACCTGAAGGACTTGATGCAAGAGAAAGGATCGCAAAACTGCTCGATATCCAGAGCATTCAGGCAAGGAAATACAGCATTGTAAGACTTATCTCCTATGCCCCGCCTGGATTTGCGCATATATTTGCAGGAAGGATTCTTGAGGGATGTATATATCTTTGGATTTTTTTCTTCTTTCTTGCCATGCTAATTTTAAATCCATTCATAAGTATCGGGCTGTCAACCTTCACTCACACATGGATTAATATTCCAAGCCTGACAATAATGGCTATTATTTATATGGCTACATTTATCGGCATAAGAAGGAGGCTCAATAGAGGATGGCTCTAG
- a CDS encoding DUF4388 domain-containing protein yields MALEGSLKDFGLADILQLIHLQRKTGVLSLEGRMDKIRLIFYQGNIISAESKRRNEANRLGKVLVKKGLITEQELQEVMQVQNTTGEKIGTLLVKKGTITKEQIQAIIISQVTETVVQIFNWKEGTYEFTQHGVPIDADLPITIDTQHLLMEGLRIIDEWSLIEGKLSLDTIFDRMEKPGISLTADEASILELIDGENDVSTIIDASHMENLQASKIFVSLLEKGLIEPKETAPVEPVQITQYEIRPLKKTGPSVSFAGIFTTIIFVISALLAFAAFPAHKNAYALNKIKTVEDIDSIRFLVEVYKYEKGSYPSTLDQITKIKDKWGNPYVYKIDSNTFVIYSLGPDGKEGTEDDIY; encoded by the coding sequence ATGGCTCTAGAAGGCTCTTTAAAAGATTTCGGGCTTGCTGACATTCTTCAGCTGATACATCTGCAAAGAAAGACAGGTGTTCTTTCTCTCGAAGGCAGAATGGACAAGATCCGCCTGATCTTTTATCAGGGCAATATTATATCTGCAGAATCAAAACGCAGGAATGAAGCAAATCGTCTTGGCAAGGTACTTGTCAAAAAAGGGTTGATTACAGAGCAGGAACTTCAGGAGGTAATGCAAGTTCAGAACACAACAGGTGAAAAAATAGGAACCCTGCTTGTCAAAAAAGGGACTATTACAAAAGAACAGATACAGGCAATAATCATTTCTCAGGTAACAGAGACGGTTGTTCAAATATTCAACTGGAAAGAAGGCACATATGAATTTACACAGCACGGCGTGCCTATCGATGCAGATCTGCCAATAACCATAGATACGCAGCATCTGCTTATGGAAGGACTGCGCATAATTGATGAATGGTCGCTTATAGAAGGAAAACTTTCTCTCGATACTATTTTTGACAGAATGGAAAAACCCGGAATTTCTTTAACAGCTGACGAAGCATCGATACTTGAGCTTATTGACGGTGAAAATGATGTCAGCACAATTATTGATGCCAGCCATATGGAAAATCTGCAGGCATCGAAAATTTTTGTTTCTTTATTAGAAAAAGGACTGATAGAGCCAAAAGAGACTGCACCTGTCGAGCCTGTTCAAATAACACAATATGAAATTCGACCGCTTAAAAAAACAGGGCCGTCCGTATCATTTGCAGGGATATTCACAACAATCATATTTGTCATAAGCGCTTTATTGGCATTTGCTGCTTTTCCTGCACATAAAAACGCTTATGCGCTTAACAAAATAAAAACAGTCGAGGATATTGATTCCATAAGATTCCTAGTCGAAGTATATAAATATGAAAAAGGCTCTTATCCCTCAACACTTGATCAAATAACTAAAATAAAAGATAAATGGGGTAACCCTTATGTTTACAAGATAGATTCGAATACTTTTGTCATCTACAGTCTGGGGCCTGATGGCAAAGAAGGCACAGAGGATGACATCTATTGA
- the queC gene encoding 7-cyano-7-deazaguanine synthase QueC: MAKKAQRMTSIEKKKAVVLLSGGIDSSTTLAIAKENGFDIHAISFNYNQRHINELEAAKKIASLLGTKKHLTVKFDLREIGGSALTSGIEVPKKTSLIKNSVSQIPITYVPARNTIFLSFALGWAEVLGAADIFIGANAVDYSGYPDCRPEYLKAFEEMSNLGTKAAVEGNLKFKIHAPLINMTKAEIIRKGLALGLDYALTWSCYDPQTSQINNKIIPCGKCDSCTFRLKGFKEAGTKDPLSYK; encoded by the coding sequence ATGGCAAAGAAGGCACAGAGGATGACATCTATTGAAAAAAAAAAGGCTGTTGTCCTTCTAAGCGGCGGCATTGATTCTTCAACAACACTCGCAATAGCTAAAGAAAACGGATTCGATATCCATGCTATCAGCTTTAATTACAATCAAAGACACATAAACGAACTTGAAGCAGCCAAAAAAATCGCCTCCCTATTAGGAACAAAAAAACATCTTACAGTAAAATTTGACCTAAGAGAGATTGGAGGTTCAGCTCTTACCTCTGGAATAGAAGTGCCGAAAAAAACCTCATTGATAAAAAATTCTGTTTCCCAGATTCCAATAACTTACGTTCCAGCAAGAAATACGATTTTTCTATCATTTGCGCTTGGATGGGCAGAAGTCCTTGGAGCCGCTGATATTTTTATAGGCGCAAATGCTGTTGATTACAGCGGTTATCCTGACTGCAGACCGGAATATCTCAAGGCATTTGAAGAGATGTCCAATCTTGGAACAAAAGCAGCAGTTGAAGGAAATTTAAAATTCAAAATCCACGCTCCGCTTATCAACATGACAAAGGCAGAGATTATCAGAAAAGGGCTGGCTCTTGGACTTGATTATGCCCTTACATGGAGCTGCTATGATCCACAGACATCTCAAATTAATAATAAAATAATTCCATGCGGGAAATGCGACAGTTGCACCTTCAGGCTAAAAGGATTTAAGGAAGCAGGAACAAAAGATCCGTTGTCATATAAATAA
- a CDS encoding thymidine phosphorylase: MRAYDLIKKKRDNKELTREDIEFLITGFLTNKIPDYQISSFLMAVYFNGMSVNETSALTEHMLNSGRKLDLSDISLPKIDKHSTGGVGDKISLILAPLVASSGITIPMIAGRGLGHTGGTIDKLESIPELRTNLSVENFIKILKNIGFSIISQTDDIAPADKKLYGLRDVTATVESIPLIAASIMSKKLAEGINGLVLDVKCGSGAFMKNIHDAKKLARTMVDVGNSAGVKTAAIITDMSQPLGNTVGNGLEIKECITALKGTMSEDIKENILILGSWMLYLADCVREKKSLLMPSSDRMEKYSEKLLRLIEDGSALKKFSEFIKAQNGDPSVIENPELIASAVKTREIKPGIMGYITKMDAEKVGTASMLLGAGRKKQGEPIDYSAGILLLKKIGDFIDKNEPAAVFYYNNDDKILLKEAADLFLSGIEINDLKPEKKSIIIEVIL, encoded by the coding sequence ATGCGCGCATATGACCTGATAAAAAAGAAAAGAGACAATAAAGAACTCACGAGAGAAGATATAGAATTTCTTATCACAGGCTTTCTCACAAATAAAATACCCGATTACCAAATATCTTCGTTTTTAATGGCAGTGTATTTCAATGGCATGAGTGTTAATGAGACATCTGCATTAACCGAACACATGCTTAACTCAGGAAGAAAGCTGGATTTGTCAGATATCAGTTTGCCAAAGATCGATAAGCATTCTACAGGAGGAGTAGGCGATAAAATAAGCCTTATACTCGCACCTTTGGTTGCTTCTTCCGGAATAACAATACCAATGATAGCAGGAAGAGGGCTCGGCCATACAGGAGGCACAATAGACAAGCTCGAATCAATTCCTGAATTAAGAACAAATCTCTCTGTGGAAAATTTTATAAAGATTTTGAAAAATATTGGTTTTTCGATAATCAGCCAGACAGATGATATTGCGCCTGCTGACAAAAAACTTTACGGTCTGAGGGATGTAACAGCAACTGTTGAATCCATTCCTTTGATCGCAGCAAGTATCATGTCAAAGAAACTCGCAGAAGGCATTAACGGACTTGTTCTTGATGTTAAGTGCGGCTCAGGAGCTTTCATGAAAAATATTCATGATGCTAAAAAACTTGCCAGAACAATGGTTGATGTTGGAAATTCTGCTGGAGTAAAGACAGCAGCGATCATTACTGATATGAGTCAGCCTCTCGGAAATACAGTAGGCAATGGGCTTGAGATAAAAGAATGCATCACAGCATTAAAAGGAACTATGTCAGAAGATATAAAAGAAAATATTTTGATACTTGGATCGTGGATGCTGTATTTAGCCGACTGTGTAAGAGAGAAAAAATCTTTATTAATGCCTTCCAGTGACAGAATGGAAAAATACAGTGAAAAATTATTACGTTTAATAGAAGACGGCTCAGCTCTCAAAAAATTTTCTGAATTCATTAAAGCACAAAACGGTGATCCTTCTGTGATAGAAAATCCGGAATTGATAGCATCTGCAGTCAAAACAAGAGAAATAAAACCAGGCATTATGGGCTACATAACAAAAATGGATGCTGAAAAGGTCGGAACAGCATCTATGCTCCTTGGTGCAGGCAGAAAAAAACAAGGAGAACCGATTGATTATTCTGCGGGAATTCTCCTCCTCAAAAAAATCGGCGACTTTATTGATAAGAATGAACCTGCGGCAGTTTTTTACTATAATAATGATGATAAGATTCTTCTAAAAGAGGCGGCAGATCTGTTTCTTTCAGGTATAGAAATTAATGACTTAAAACCTGAAAAAAAATCAATAATTATCGAAGTGATATTGTGA